CGCCATTTACGAAGGGGCGATCGTCCGTTTCCGGCCGATCATGATGACCACCATGGCGGCCCTGATGGGCACCCTGCCGATCGCCATCGGCTACGGCGCCGGCGGCGAGTCCCGCCAGCCGCTGGGACTGGCAGTAGTAGGTGGTCTGATTACCTCGCAACTGTTGACCCTCTACATCACGCCGGTGGTCTACTATTACATGGACCGGCTGCTCCACAAAGTGCGACCGCGCAAGGTGGTGGTGACGGATTGACAAGCCTTTACTTAACGATGAAGCCGTGTTTTTTCAGAACCGCCTGGGCTTCGGCCGATCTCAGTAACCCATAGAAGGCGGCAGCATCCTTGTTTGCAGCACCGGAAACAGTCAGCGCCATCGGATAGGTCACTCGCGGATAATACTCCTGCGGCACCGTAAAGAGGATCTTGGCAGTCTTTGCCACCTGCTGGGCATCGGTTTTATAAACAAAAGCGCCGTCAACCTCGCCGCGGTCAGCATACATCAGGCATTCGCGCACATCCCTGGCCATGACCAGCTTTTTTCCCAACTGCTTGTCGATGCCCGCTTTCTTGAACGCTTCCACGGCATATTCGCCTGCAGGCACGCTCTTCGGGCTACCAATCGCAATCTTCTCCAGTTTGACTAGCTCCTGCAGGCTGCTCACCTTGAGCCCCGGTCTACCGGCAAAAACCAGTACATTGTAAGTCAACGTGGCGATACTCTTCTCGTCAGCGAGCTTCTTGGTCTTCAGGTAATCCATCCACTCGGTATTGGCGGAGATAAAGATATCAGCCGGAGCGCCGTTATCGATCTGCTTGGCAAGGGCTCCCGAACCACCGTAGTTCTTTTTAAAGGTTACCCCGGGATGGGTCTTGGCGTAGCTATCAGAAAGTTCATTCATGACTTCCTTCAAACTGGCAGCTACCGAGAGGTTGATCTCAGCCGCCAAGAGCGCTGATGGCAAATAGAGCACAACAGCCAAGGCCGCTAGGGATATGATAACTGCATGTTTCATCTCAATACCTCCAAGTATAGATAGCCCTTTTTTTCGATACTACATAAGACATACCAAGTCCAACAGATAAAAAAACCTTGGTATCAGGTAACTCAAACCAGATGACATGCAATAGCGAAGTGCTCACTGCTGCAATTTTCGGCAATAGCCAAGGATTCTGCCAGGCAAGTAATCAAAAAAATATCGTGCTGGGAACTGGGATGTATGCTTGCAGAATATTCTGCACCACCACTGAATATTCTCCATCGCCACTTCAGCACCACACCAACCTCTACCAATTTTACCCAACAATATCAAACAGTTACAAATCAAGCAAAGATTGGCACAACCCTTGATACTTAGCGAGTGTCTCGAAGGAGCCCACTCATGACCCTTAAATTTATCTCTTCAACTGCCCTCGTCATTACAGCAGTAACCTTGCTGGTGGTTCTCGCATTCCATGTGAGAGCAGGTGCCACGGCAAACGCTGTCGCCGTACTCAAAACCACCGGCATGACCTGCAGCAGTTGCTCAAGCGCCATCACCAAGGCGCTCAAACGCGAAAGCGGGGTCGCGGTAACCGAAGTGGATGTCGCCGGAGGCTTGGTCATCGTAGGCTATGACACCCAGAGAACCAAACCGGAGACCCTGGCACAAAAGGTCAGCGACGCCGGTTTCAGCAGCAATATTTATGCGGTCCTGACCCCGGAAGAGTTCAAACAGGCTACAGGCAGAGAGATCGGCCGCAGCGCCTCGGCGACAACAGGGTGCTGTGGCGTCAATAAAGGCGGTTGCACCAATAACCGGCAAAATCTGGCACAAGGAGAATGACATGGTATCACAACGATCAAAACGGGTTGTATGGGGCTTGGCAACAATCATGGCGTTACTGCTGGGAGCGGCAAGCGTCTTCGCCTTCTCGTTCGGCAAGTATGAAAAGGTCAAGGTGACCGGCTCGGTGGTGAGCATTCCCACTGCCAAGCTTGATGACGGCAAGGCCCATTTTTACAAGTTCGAAGACGGCGGCAAAGAAATCGCCTTTTTCCTAGTCAAGGCAGCGGACGGCAGCTTCAAGACCGCCTTTGACGCCTGCGACGCCTGCTATAAGTCGAAGAAGGGATACGAGCAACAGGGCGACAAGATGAACTGCAAGAACTGCAACCAGAAGTTCGCCATCAACCGCCTCGGTCCCAACGCCACCGGCGGCTGCAATCCGTCCTTTCTTCCCCATAGTCAGGCCGGAAACACCATAACCATAAACGTGTCGGATCTGAAATCAGGGGCACGCTTCTTCTGAAACTCGACAGGTCGCTATTTTATTGGGCGCCCAGCAACTTGAGCATTTTGTAGGCGGGTGCAAACACCCGCCTCATTTTTTAGGCACTTTCAAGGTCGGATCGTCAATAATGGCGTCAGATGACGATCACAGAACAGTTACTCTTTGCTAAATGACAGGTATTGCTCCCGCTAAAAAGCCGTCCCCGAAAGACCGCATCCGGATAATCCTCAACCATGTCGCATTGTTGACCAAAACAGTGGGCCTAAATAATATTACCATCAGATAAAGAGTTGCATGACGGCACACTTCATGCTTTAATGAGAACCGTAAACGACCAAATTACAGACAGATAAGAAACAGTTGACAGTTTATCAGCAAAAGGGCACTACCCTTGAACAGGCATCATGACAGTTAAACAGTTCCGGACATTTTTTCTCCCGCTGCTGCTGATTCTTGCTATCAGCGGCGCCCGAATTGCCAATTACTGGGACAGTTCGGATGTTCACAGTGCCCAGACGCTCCATATCGAGCAAGCTGACTCCTATGCCACTGATCTGGACGATCCCAAGAAAAAGCAGATTCTCCTACCCTTTCTCGCGTCGTTCCCCAATTTATTACCTCTGTTTAAATCCGCAAACGGCATTCTCACCCCTGTAATCATTTTCATCATCACCCCGCTGGCATTCATTGCGCTGGCTCTCCCTTCCCGCGCATCACCAGTCTAGCCTACTTTTCCATACCGCTTAACCCCTGACAATCAAGCAGTAACAATATTCGTGTATCCGCACATCCAAGGCACAGCTCCATCTGTCGAGCAGCCCGGCATGCGGGTCCTTTACAGCATAACCTGTTTATATAACAGGAGAAAAGGTGGCGTCATCATGGGAACTATTGAACCCGTTGAGAAGCATGCTCAAAGCAAAAGATTTACCGCAATAACGATCAAAGACCAGGAAACATCAATTATCGAGGACACCTACCTGCTTGCAGCACTGGTGACCTTCGATCCTACCATCAAATACTCTCCTCTCCAGGATCCGTCAGGCAAGGTTTCCTTTGAGGTTCACGGCAAGATAGCTGACAAAATGGGTCAACTCTACGCAGGAGATTCGGCGTCGCTCAAGACCTACATCAGCAACCTGAAGAGTCTGCGATCGGCCATCTTTGCCCTTCGCAGCACCTATCAGCGCAGGAACAATTTCTAAACTTATCACTCTTCAATTTCTATATTGGTAAAGGAGTTTGCACCATGGGGAAAATCATAAGCGGAAAGATCGGAGGGGGAAACAACCGGGCCAAGCTGCGCCGGGTAACGATCTTCGCCCTGCTGATCAGCGTCTTTATCCACCAGGGCTGGTATACACCCGATCAGAGCCTTGCAGGGCCGCTGCTACACAACAGCACCAACCTCGGCACCAAGTACGGCACCTGGGGAACAACGTTCGACTGCTCAACCTGTCATGCCCGCGGCAGTTCAAATGTGAAGAGGGTCGCTCAAACAGTCACGACCCCAACCGGGCCGAGAAACGTGGTATTCCTTCGGATGACCGCCTCGTCTGCCACTATCCAGGGGGTATTCGGCGATGACCAGCGCTCCTATGCCCAGAACGCCTCGACCAATATCTGTGAAGTCTGCCATCACAACACTGGCTACCACCAGTACAGTTCTACCAAAATCGCGGTACAGAGCAATACCCACGGGAACCGCCGTGACTGCGTCAGCTGCCATGACCATAGCGTCGGCTTCAAGGCCAGTTGCGACAGTTGTCACGGCACCGCCACCAGCAATACCCTCTCCGGCAAGCACAGTAGCCACCTGAATCCGGCTGTCAACAGCACTCTCGGCCTCGGCAACGGCTTCGGTTGCGCCGATTGTCACGCCAAGACAGTGAGCAGTAATAGCGTCATCAGCAACTGGGCGAACCATGCCAACTCATTCATCGACTACTCGGGCGTGAGAGCTGGGGGCAGTGCCCGCTACAGCACGACGACCAAATCGTGCACCAACATCTACTGTCATAGTAACGGCAACCCAAATGCCATTGTCTTCGTCAGCATGACCGGCAGCAAAGCCTGGACCGGCGCCGCCAATATGGGCTGCAATGGGTGCCACGGCCGCAGTTCCGCCCTGGGTGCTCCTGATTACGCCAATGGCGGTGCAGTGCCTGCCACCACGGCCAACAGCCATGCCAAGCACGTGGCAGGAGCCGCCAGTACGACTATCTGCAGCGACTGCCACCAGAAGACCGCCAGCATGACTACGGCCAGCCGGTTCAAAGACTATACCGCCGTTAACTACCATCTGAACGGCACGCCCAACGTCTACTTCAACAGCGCCAATGCCGGGGCAACAGCTACCTGGAACCAGGGGAGCGGCATCTGCAACAATGTCACCTGCCACGGTGGAGCCGGCAGCAGCGCCACCTGGGGCGCCACGCTTAACTGCCAGGACTGCCACGGCAACGGCGCATCTGCTTCGCTGGCCGATTTGGGCGCAACCTTCTGGAGCAACGGCTCAGTCTCCAAATTCCAGATGACCGGTTACGGTTCCTGGGCCTCTAAGGGGCATGGCCGAGCTCTGGGCAACTACTCCGGCTCTGCCAATCCGGCAGCCAACTTCATCGCCCAAGCCAAACAGTGCGAGTATTGTCACGATGCGACCGTCGGCCACAAGCTGGCGTCCAATCCGTTCCGGCTGTTGAGCTATTCGACCGCCAGCTATGGCCGCAATGCACCCTGCCTCGTCTGCCACTCGGCCAGCGGCGCCGGTGTAACCGTTAACGGCACCCTCAAAAAACGCACCACCTCCAAGGCGATCGAGGCCGATCATTACGGCACCAAGCACACCTCGGCCCTGAACGGCGGCCAGTTCTGCTGGGACTGCCATGACCCGCACGGCACCAGCAACAGCAACCACTACATGGTCCGCTCGAACCTGGCCCAGGTCTCCAACCTAGCCACCAGCGCCCCGACAACCCTGACCTCAACTGCCACCGTTTTCCGGCTCTCGGCAACACCGACCGGTACTGACTACGCCAAGAGCGCCGCACCGTTCACCGGCGTCTGCAACGTCTGTCACACCACCACCAGCCACTATACCCAGACAGCAGGTGACAGCCACAACTCAACGACCCGCTGCACCAGCTGCCACAGCCACGTGGGAAGCAGCCACGGCAGCGATGCCTTCAAACCGACCGGCGGTCACACCGTTCCTTATTACGGCTCGACCCACAACAGTGCTGCCGGGGCAAGCCCCTTCTCTTCCTGCACCGGCTGTCACACCAACACCAAGAACGCCTCATATCCTTACCCGCAGGCCGTGGGCGTGGCTCCAGACTGCCAGAACTGCCACACCAAGGCTGCACCGGTGGGTAACACAACCTCCGGCTGCTATTCCTGCCATGGTGCCTCTGGAGCAACTGGCACCAACATCGGCCGACCAGCAACGGCCAATACCACGTCGTTCCCTGATCGCCGTGGCCAGCATGCCAGAAGTGAGCATAATGTCGCCTGTACCACCTGCCATGCCTGGGGTACTGGCAGTATCAAGCACGGCTGGTCGAACCGAAAGAAGAGCTTCAGCGCCTACAGTGCCGTGAAGCAGAAGGTTACTGTCTGGAGTGTACCAACCCCCGGTTCCGGGACCCGGACCACTAGTACCGGTACATGCAGCGGCACGCCGGCAAGCGGCTGCAGCAGTCATGGAAGCAGTTGTTACTGGTACTGATGCACCTTTCAAGAGGACGTTACGGGCAGAAGGGTCGGAAAACTCCGGTCCTTCTGCCTGGAACAATGGATAAAAAGAATTACTCCGGGATTACGAGCAGTAACGGTCTGGGGCCTGCACCATGAAGAACCATGTTAGACACGCAGCACTGCTGGCAGCAGTCATTGCCTGCATTGTCTGTCTGCCCGCTCTAAATAATCAGTTTGTTGACTGGGACGACGCCCAGCAGATTTACCAGAACAGCCATCTGACAGCAATTAATGCAGAGTTTTTCAAATGGGCGTTTCTAGAGCAATACTGGCTGCTCTGGATGCCGCTCACCTGGTTTTCCTTTGCCATAGATTATCAACTGTGGGGGATGAACCCTTTTGGTTTCCATCTGACCAGCCTGTTGCTGCATGGTCTCAACACCTTTTGCGTTGCCCTGCTCACCGTGCAGGTGATCAAGATTTCATTCCGCAGAAAAGATATTCCACTGTCGCATAAGAGTCTTGTTTTCTGTGCCCTGGTCGGCGGCTTGCTGTTCGCCCTCCATCCGCTGAAAGCGGAACCGGTGGCCTGGGCAACCGACCGCAAAGGGCTGCTTAATGCCGCCTTTGCCATACCGAGCCTGATAGCCTATCTCCGCTTTGCTGGTCGTCAGGCAGAACACCCCACATCTTTGACTGAACGCCTGGCCGACCGCTCCTATCTGGCGGCGCTGCTACTGTTCCTGTTGTCGCTGCTGTGCAAGCCGATGTCTGTTACCTTGCCGGTGGTTATGATTCTCCTCGACCGGTTTCCGCTGAAGAGATTCACCCAGCAAAAGAGCCGCCAAGGGCTGTTCCTGGAAAAAATCCCGTTTTTTGTCGCTTCCGGCATCGTGTCCTTGATAACCATTTACCTGAAGCCGATCAGCGATATCTCGTTCAGCGAGATCACCTTCTGGTCACGGCTGTATGTGGCCTGTCGCTCACTGATCGAATACCTGCGGCTAATGGTTTTACCAAATGACCTGATGGCACTCTACGACCATCCCGGCAACAGCGTAGCGCTCTTCTCCTGGCAATATATCTGGCCGATCCTGCTGGTCGTGTTGATTACAGCTGGCTGCATCTACCGGGCACGCGCCGATAAATCCTGGCTCACGATCTGGCTCTGTTATGTAACGCTGCTGCTGCCAGTGCTCGGTTTTTCTCAGAATGGTGGCCAGGCCATGGCCGACCGCTTCATGTACCTTCCCGGAATTGGGCTGTCCATCCTTATTGCTGCCGGCTGCACCCGCCTGTACCAGCGCCAGAAAGCTTTTGGGCCAGGAAGAGCGGCTCTCGTTGTCAGCATCATAGCGGTGTTGGTCGCTTATGCCGTGGTTACTCAAGGACTCATCAAGAGCTGGCATGATACCGACTCCCTCTGGACACACGCAATCACTGTCCGCCCTCATCAGGCAGGCCGGGCCTATTATCAGCGGGGACTGTACCGGCTTGTGCAGGGAGATTACTCGCAGGCAGCAGCAGACGCCTCAAGGTCGCTGGAGATCCTTTCCGGAATTGGCTACACCAGGATTGCCAAGGTCTATAGCCTCAGGGCCGAAGCCTACGAAAAGATGGGAATGCTTGATGAAGCTGCCAGTGACATGGCAAAGGTCAACTCTCTCCCATCGCCATGGAAAGCGCAAAGATGGCAGTAACTGCGCTTCCAAGTAGTCGGGCAGCACGAGCAGCCCAAAACAAGGAGCAGGTCATGAAAATCAAACGTGTCGCCCTTATCACCCCGCCGTACCACTCCGGTGTTGTTGAATCCGCCGGCACCTGGCTTAACGTCGGGTTTGTCTATATTGCCGGAGCGCTTCGGGCCGCAGGTTTTGAAGTCGATTATTACGATGCCATGTCGCTCTGGCATAAATGGCCGGATATTCAGAAGCGGATCGAGGCCTTTCGACCCGATGTCGTTGCCACCACCTCCTTCACCGCGTCGATAGTGCATGCCATCAAACTCTGCGGCCTGGTCAAAGAGATTGATCCCCGCATTGTAACGGTCATCGGCAATGTCCATGCCACCTTCAGCTATGACGAGATGCTCACCCACGATCACGACAAGATCGATTTCGTGGTCAGGGGCGAAGGTGAAGTAACGCTCCCCGAGCTTCTGACCTGCCTCAATAGCAGCGATGATCCGGCCAAGGTCCCCGGACTGGCCTTCTGGCAGGATGGCGGGGTGCAGGTTACGGCCAAGCGCCCCTATATCCAGAACCTCGATGCTCTGCCGACCGCCTGGGACCTGGTGGAGTGGCCGATTTACAGCTATCGGGCCAAGAACAACGCCCGGCTGGCCATTGTCTCCTCATCCCGTGGCTGTCAGCAGAAGTGCTCGTTCTGCTCTCAGCAGCTGTTCTGGGCCCAGACCTGGCGCGCCCGCAGCCCGGAGAACGTAGTGGCCGAGCTGGAGCTGCTCAGCCAGCGCCATGGCGTGGAAGTGGCCATGCTGGCCGACGAGATCCCGACCTTTGACCGGGAACGCTGGGTCAGGATCCTCGACCTGATGATCGAACGCCAGGTGCCGGTGAAGCTGTTGATGGAAACCAGGGTGGACGACATCCTGCGTGATGCCGATATCATGGACAAATACCGGCTTGCCGGGGTCGAACATATCTATGTCGGGGTCGAGGCGGGCAAACAGGCGACCCTCGATCTTTTCAAGAAAGAGACCAAGGTCGAGCAGTCCAAGCAGGCGATCGATCTGATCAACGATGCCGATATTGTTTCCGAGACCTCCTTTGTGCTCGGAATGCCGGACGACACCCCTGAGTCCATTGCCGAAACCGTGGAACTGGCCAAGCACTACAACCCGGACATGGGCTTTTTCCTGGCCATTGCGCCCTGGCCCTATTCAGATTTTTACCCTGAACTGGAGCCATATGTGGCGACTAAGGATTACCGGAAATACAACCTGGTGGAGCCGGTGGTAAAACCGAAAAATATGACCCTGGCCGAACTGGAACAGGAACTGGGCAAGGCGTCGCAGAAATTTTTCATGCACAAGTTCCAGAACCTCCACAAACTCTCTCAGTGGAAGCAAGAATTCATGCTGTCGGTATTGGATCTGCTGATCAACCATTCCTATCTGGCCGGTCAGATGAAAGAAGCGATGAAGGGCGGCAAAGAGATGCCGGAAGAGGTAAAGCAGTTGATGCGTACCGTTAAGGGACATAGCCACGGCATGCCACATGCGGTGGCACCGATCCCTTAAAACAAACGGTTCCGGTTATGCACCACGATGAAACAGGCTGGTTGCCTCCCACCCCGGCACCCAGCCTGCAATTGGGCTGCTCATCGTGTCAGGCCCCTCCTGACAGTTAAGGCGTTACAGAATATTCTACTCTGCTGTGGAATATTCCTCATGAAAGCTAGCCGCACGGTCTATCCCCCCCCACAAAACAATGTGCCATATCAGCTAGTTAAGAGCACATTCCTCATTGGCGCGCCTTTTGTATTCTTCATTCCCGGGCAGCAGCAAGGCGTAGAATTGAACCATTGAGACAAGGAGCTTAGCTTCATGCAACTGCATACCATTGCCATTAACAACCTCAAGCGGCGTAAGGCCAAGATGGCCTTTCTCACTATTGGCCTGACCGTGGGCATCGCCACCATCGTTACCCTGGTGACCCTCACCCGCTCCATGTCCAGCGACATCGAGCACAAGATGGACGAGTTCGGCGCCAACATCCTGATCACCCCGCAGAGCAACGGCCTGGCCATGAATTACGGCGGCATCAGCCTGGGGGGGGTAACCTTCGACCAACGAGAGATCCGGGAAAGCGATCTGGCCAAGATCAAAACCATTGCCAATCACAAGAACATTTCGGCGGTCAGCCCCAAGGTGCTAGGTGGAGTCAAGGTTGCCGGCCATGATGTGCTGCTAGTCGGGGTCAATTTTGCCAGCGAGCTGAAGATGAAACAGTGGTGGAAGATCTTCGGCGACGCCCCTGAGCGCGATGGCGACCTGCTGCTGGGGAGCGATGCCGCCAAGATTCTCAATGTCAGCACTAACGACAGCATCCAGATCAACGGCGAGAGCCTCAGGGTAGCGGGGATTCTCGACCAGACCGGCTCCCAGGACGACTCGCTGGTGTTTGCCTCATTGCCGAAGGCCCAGAAACTGCTCGGCAAAGAGGGGAAGATCACCCTGGCCGAGGTGGCGGCGCTCTGTTCAGGCTGCCCCATCGGCGACATGGTGACCCAGATCGCCGAGCAGTTGCCTGACGCCAAGGTTACCGCCATCCAGCAGGTGGTCGAAGGACGGCTGAAGGCGCTGGACCAGTTCAAGCGATTCTCCTATGCCATGGCGGCAGTGGTTGTTTTCATCGGCTCGCTGATCGTTTTCGTCACCATGATGGGAAGCGTCAACGAACGGACCACCGAGATCGGTGTCTTCCGGGCCATCGGTTTCAGAAAGTCCCATATCATGCGGATCATCCTGTTCGAGACCGCCTTGGTCAGCCTGCTGGCCGGTTTTCTCGGCTATGCCGTCGGCATGGGTGGCGCGAAACTGGCTCTGCCGTTCATGGCCGAAAGCAAGAATGCCCTTCTCGCCTGGGACGCGACCATTGCCGCAGGCTCGATTACCCTGGCCGTGGTGCTGGGACTCGTGGCCAGTCTCTATCCGGCACT
This window of the Geoanaerobacter pelophilus genome carries:
- the modA gene encoding molybdate ABC transporter substrate-binding protein; translation: MKHAVIISLAALAVVLYLPSALLAAEINLSVAASLKEVMNELSDSYAKTHPGVTFKKNYGGSGALAKQIDNGAPADIFISANTEWMDYLKTKKLADEKSIATLTYNVLVFAGRPGLKVSSLQELVKLEKIAIGSPKSVPAGEYAVEAFKKAGIDKQLGKKLVMARDVRECLMYADRGEVDGAFVYKTDAQQVAKTAKILFTVPQEYYPRVTYPMALTVSGAANKDAAAFYGLLRSAEAQAVLKKHGFIVK
- a CDS encoding heavy-metal-associated domain-containing protein — translated: MTLKFISSTALVITAVTLLVVLAFHVRAGATANAVAVLKTTGMTCSSCSSAITKALKRESGVAVTEVDVAGGLVIVGYDTQRTKPETLAQKVSDAGFSSNIYAVLTPEEFKQATGREIGRSASATTGCCGVNKGGCTNNRQNLAQGE
- a CDS encoding DUF2318 domain-containing protein, which encodes MVSQRSKRVVWGLATIMALLLGAASVFAFSFGKYEKVKVTGSVVSIPTAKLDDGKAHFYKFEDGGKEIAFFLVKAADGSFKTAFDACDACYKSKKGYEQQGDKMNCKNCNQKFAINRLGPNATGGCNPSFLPHSQAGNTITINVSDLKSGARFF
- a CDS encoding CxxxxCH/CxxCH domain c-type cytochrome — encoded protein: MGKIISGKIGGGNNRAKLRRVTIFALLISVFIHQGWYTPDQSLAGPLLHNSTNLGTKYGTWGTTFDCSTCHARGSSNVKRVAQTVTTPTGPRNVVFLRMTASSATIQGVFGDDQRSYAQNASTNICEVCHHNTGYHQYSSTKIAVQSNTHGNRRDCVSCHDHSVGFKASCDSCHGTATSNTLSGKHSSHLNPAVNSTLGLGNGFGCADCHAKTVSSNSVISNWANHANSFIDYSGVRAGGSARYSTTTKSCTNIYCHSNGNPNAIVFVSMTGSKAWTGAANMGCNGCHGRSSALGAPDYANGGAVPATTANSHAKHVAGAASTTICSDCHQKTASMTTASRFKDYTAVNYHLNGTPNVYFNSANAGATATWNQGSGICNNVTCHGGAGSSATWGATLNCQDCHGNGASASLADLGATFWSNGSVSKFQMTGYGSWASKGHGRALGNYSGSANPAANFIAQAKQCEYCHDATVGHKLASNPFRLLSYSTASYGRNAPCLVCHSASGAGVTVNGTLKKRTTSKAIEADHYGTKHTSALNGGQFCWDCHDPHGTSNSNHYMVRSNLAQVSNLATSAPTTLTSTATVFRLSATPTGTDYAKSAAPFTGVCNVCHTTTSHYTQTAGDSHNSTTRCTSCHSHVGSSHGSDAFKPTGGHTVPYYGSTHNSAAGASPFSSCTGCHTNTKNASYPYPQAVGVAPDCQNCHTKAAPVGNTTSGCYSCHGASGATGTNIGRPATANTTSFPDRRGQHARSEHNVACTTCHAWGTGSIKHGWSNRKKSFSAYSAVKQKVTVWSVPTPGSGTRTTSTGTCSGTPASGCSSHGSSCYWY
- a CDS encoding B12-binding domain-containing radical SAM protein, producing MKIKRVALITPPYHSGVVESAGTWLNVGFVYIAGALRAAGFEVDYYDAMSLWHKWPDIQKRIEAFRPDVVATTSFTASIVHAIKLCGLVKEIDPRIVTVIGNVHATFSYDEMLTHDHDKIDFVVRGEGEVTLPELLTCLNSSDDPAKVPGLAFWQDGGVQVTAKRPYIQNLDALPTAWDLVEWPIYSYRAKNNARLAIVSSSRGCQQKCSFCSQQLFWAQTWRARSPENVVAELELLSQRHGVEVAMLADEIPTFDRERWVRILDLMIERQVPVKLLMETRVDDILRDADIMDKYRLAGVEHIYVGVEAGKQATLDLFKKETKVEQSKQAIDLINDADIVSETSFVLGMPDDTPESIAETVELAKHYNPDMGFFLAIAPWPYSDFYPELEPYVATKDYRKYNLVEPVVKPKNMTLAELEQELGKASQKFFMHKFQNLHKLSQWKQEFMLSVLDLLINHSYLAGQMKEAMKGGKEMPEEVKQLMRTVKGHSHGMPHAVAPIP
- a CDS encoding ABC transporter permease, with product MQLHTIAINNLKRRKAKMAFLTIGLTVGIATIVTLVTLTRSMSSDIEHKMDEFGANILITPQSNGLAMNYGGISLGGVTFDQREIRESDLAKIKTIANHKNISAVSPKVLGGVKVAGHDVLLVGVNFASELKMKQWWKIFGDAPERDGDLLLGSDAAKILNVSTNDSIQINGESLRVAGILDQTGSQDDSLVFASLPKAQKLLGKEGKITLAEVAALCSGCPIGDMVTQIAEQLPDAKVTAIQQVVEGRLKALDQFKRFSYAMAAVVVFIGSLIVFVTMMGSVNERTTEIGVFRAIGFRKSHIMRIILFETALVSLLAGFLGYAVGMGGAKLALPFMAESKNALLAWDATIAAGSITLAVVLGLVASLYPALHASKMDPTEALRAL